A window from Shewanella livingstonensis encodes these proteins:
- a CDS encoding FKBP-type peptidyl-prolyl cis-trans isomerase, whose protein sequence is MTQELIITDIKIGNGKAAVKGALITTRYNGCLADGTQFDASDAFQCVIGTGRVIKGWDQGIIGMNVGGKRQLSVPAHLAYGERQIGERIPANSDLFFEIELLEVLTRDD, encoded by the coding sequence ATGACTCAAGAATTGATTATTACCGACATTAAGATCGGCAACGGTAAAGCGGCAGTAAAAGGGGCATTAATTACCACTCGCTACAATGGATGTTTAGCGGACGGCACTCAGTTTGATGCTTCAGATGCATTCCAATGTGTCATCGGCACAGGCAGAGTCATTAAAGGTTGGGATCAAGGTATCATCGGTATGAATGTGGGCGGTAAGCGGCAATTATCAGTACCAGCACATTTAGCCTATGGCGAACGTCAAATTGGTGAGCGTATTCCAGCAAACTCAGATTTATTTTTTGAAATTGAATTACTTGAAGTACTCACTCGAGACGACTAA
- the nfuA gene encoding Fe-S biogenesis protein NfuA, giving the protein MITITDTAQAHFVKLLADQPEGTHIRVFVISPGTAQAECGVSYCPPDAAEADDVELPFNGFSAMVDEKSAPFLDDASIDFVTDQLGSQLTLKAPNAKMRKVSGDAPLVERIEYVIQSEINPQLASHGGNIMLVEITEAGVAVLQFGGGCNGCSQVDITLKDGIEKQLLDMFPTELTGVRDVTEHEHGEHSYA; this is encoded by the coding sequence ATGATCACCATTACCGATACAGCTCAGGCCCATTTCGTCAAACTATTGGCCGACCAGCCGGAAGGTACGCACATTCGTGTGTTTGTTATCAGCCCAGGTACTGCACAAGCAGAGTGTGGTGTGTCTTATTGTCCACCTGATGCTGCTGAAGCTGATGATGTAGAACTTCCATTTAATGGCTTTAGTGCTATGGTCGATGAAAAGAGCGCACCGTTTTTAGATGATGCCAGCATTGACTTTGTAACCGACCAGCTTGGTTCGCAGCTTACATTAAAAGCACCTAACGCAAAAATGCGTAAAGTGTCTGGAGATGCGCCATTAGTTGAACGTATTGAATATGTTATTCAGTCAGAGATTAATCCACAACTTGCTAGCCACGGCGGTAACATCATGCTGGTAGAAATTACCGAAGCTGGCGTTGCAGTATTGCAGTTTGGCGGTGGGTGTAACGGTTGCTCGCAAGTTGATATCACCTTAAAAGATGGTATTGAGAAGCAGTTGTTAGATATGTTCCCAACTGAATTGACAGGTGTTCGTGACGTTACAGAGCATGAGCATGGCGAGCATTCTTACGCGTAA